A single region of the Thermotoga profunda AZM34c06 genome encodes:
- a CDS encoding tripartite tricarboxylate transporter substrate binding protein, with protein MKRVLTLLVVVLSLVFIFAEWKPTKSITVIVPWSAGGSTDQVTRMITSQMEPFLGRKFVIVNTAGGGGSIGTVNTWNAAHDGYTWTANAVLDLTKYALLEETIPFTHRDWKYFLCIYAPNVVVVNPNTPYKTIDELIQAMKANPEIPISSAGTGSGGHVAAEIFAEYFGLKYKHTPYAGGNPATVAVVSGEVVGNMQFSMEVADMLRAGKLRALCTLSAEPLTISGYGTIPSIRQWYPDFPDVGAYFGLVIPKDVPAEVLETVGQVFEKAANSQAMKDWAEKQGLVSVCIYGDQASEIVEQVARRVTWLLYDRGVLKISPEKYNIPRIGK; from the coding sequence ATGAAAAGAGTACTGACACTCTTGGTAGTGGTTTTATCATTGGTTTTTATCTTCGCAGAGTGGAAGCCAACTAAATCCATTACGGTAATCGTTCCATGGTCAGCAGGTGGTTCAACTGATCAGGTCACCAGAATGATCACAAGCCAGATGGAGCCATTTCTCGGTCGCAAGTTTGTGATTGTTAACACAGCTGGTGGCGGTGGCTCGATCGGCACAGTGAACACATGGAATGCAGCACACGATGGTTATACCTGGACAGCGAACGCTGTTTTAGATCTAACAAAATATGCTCTACTTGAAGAAACAATACCATTTACCCACAGAGATTGGAAATATTTCCTATGCATTTATGCACCAAATGTTGTAGTTGTAAATCCTAACACACCGTACAAAACTATTGATGAATTAATTCAAGCAATGAAAGCTAATCCAGAAATTCCCATAAGCTCTGCGGGTACCGGCAGTGGTGGACATGTAGCGGCAGAAATCTTTGCTGAATACTTCGGCTTGAAATACAAACATACCCCTTATGCTGGTGGAAATCCTGCAACCGTTGCCGTAGTATCAGGAGAAGTCGTTGGAAATATGCAATTTTCAATGGAAGTAGCAGATATGCTCAGAGCTGGTAAATTGAGAGCTCTATGTACCCTCAGTGCAGAACCTTTAACGATTTCTGGCTACGGCACGATTCCATCTATTCGCCAATGGTATCCAGATTTCCCAGATGTTGGTGCTTACTTTGGATTGGTAATTCCAAAAGATGTCCCTGCTGAAGTCTTAGAAACAGTCGGCCAAGTTTTCGAAAAAGCAGCTAATTCGCAAGCCATGAAAGATTGGGCAGAGAAGCAAGGATTGGTTTCTGTGTGTATTTATGGTGATCAAGCAAGTGAGATAGTAGAACAAGTTGCAAGACGAGTTACATGGCTTTTGTATGACAGAGGAGTTCTGAAAATATCTCCCGAGAAATACAACATCCCAAGAATTGGTAAATAA
- a CDS encoding tripartite tricarboxylate transporter TctB family protein codes for MKDKITAVVFMLLALFFLIGAFFMPFTTEYGKYGAPGIVPIVFSTIVILLNLVMFLRKREKKVPSQTDQDRQRISAENKRLLISVIICLGYVFLLGHLNFIILTSIFVATLSLIFYRKKPVLIIVVSVLVTYGIYYIFEKLFLLPLP; via the coding sequence ATGAAAGATAAAATAACCGCCGTTGTTTTTATGTTGTTGGCTTTATTCTTTTTAATAGGTGCTTTCTTTATGCCCTTTACAACTGAATATGGGAAATATGGTGCCCCAGGAATAGTACCTATTGTTTTCTCGACAATCGTGATCCTACTCAACTTGGTTATGTTTTTGCGCAAAAGAGAAAAAAAAGTACCATCTCAGACCGATCAGGACAGGCAGAGAATTTCTGCTGAAAACAAAAGGCTTTTGATTTCTGTCATAATCTGTCTGGGTTATGTTTTTCTATTAGGACACCTGAATTTCATAATATTGACGAGTATCTTTGTAGCGACTCTTTCGCTCATTTTCTATAGAAAAAAACCTGTTTTGATAATAGTTGTTTCAGTACTTGTCACCTATGGCATTTACTACATATTTGAGAAACTGTTTCTCTTACCTTTACCTTAA
- a CDS encoding tripartite tricarboxylate transporter permease, producing the protein MNVLSSYFGYIVDIITDPLLLFNMAWATLLGILVGVLPGLTATLGVAILTTLTFGFPAKTAIAMLIGVYIGAIYGGSRTAIVLNIPGTPANAATTVDGFPIARSGHAGFALNVATMMSGLGSIIGALFIVTLAPLLGKLALQFGSWEFAVLAIFGTIIAGSLTAPKDPLKGWIAGFLGLMISQIGLDEITSYPRYTFGNIQLYGGIALLPVLVGVYGIPEILMSLKRTTKAEVALDFSKGKKELSYRKTIGKNWLNIIRSGVVGVFIGVIPGVGEDVASWVSYDLAKRSSKEPEKFGNGSIEGLSAAETANNACVAGAIIPVLTLAVPGSAPAAVLLAALWIHGVRAGPLLPIEHPEMIGNVAAMFTIATLLMVIFGLIITRLFLKILLVPTEILMPIIFVLCVVGTYVLNGRMFDVWIMLLFGLLGYFMRLNDFPAAPFVLGFILGPMADTNMRRALMLAKGDLLPFITRPVSLVLLIAMVLVMISKYIPRKRGAKNE; encoded by the coding sequence ATGAATGTACTTTCGAGTTACTTTGGATATATTGTTGACATAATCACCGACCCTTTGCTTTTATTCAACATGGCTTGGGCGACACTACTTGGTATTCTCGTTGGTGTGTTACCTGGTCTGACTGCGACTCTCGGTGTGGCTATATTGACTACATTGACTTTTGGTTTTCCTGCAAAAACCGCCATAGCCATGCTGATAGGTGTCTACATCGGTGCAATTTATGGAGGAAGTAGGACGGCAATCGTTTTAAATATACCAGGTACTCCAGCGAATGCGGCGACTACAGTTGATGGATTTCCCATTGCCCGTTCTGGTCATGCCGGCTTCGCCTTGAATGTTGCCACTATGATGTCTGGTCTTGGATCGATCATTGGTGCTCTTTTCATAGTTACTCTGGCTCCATTGTTGGGCAAACTTGCACTTCAATTTGGTTCATGGGAGTTTGCTGTTCTTGCCATTTTTGGTACGATTATCGCAGGAAGTCTGACTGCACCAAAGGATCCATTAAAAGGTTGGATAGCTGGGTTCCTTGGATTGATGATTTCACAAATAGGGTTAGATGAAATCACTTCGTACCCGCGTTATACCTTTGGAAATATTCAACTTTATGGAGGAATTGCTTTATTACCTGTTCTTGTGGGGGTATATGGTATACCAGAAATACTCATGAGTTTGAAAAGAACAACGAAAGCAGAAGTGGCTTTGGATTTTTCAAAAGGAAAGAAAGAATTATCTTACAGGAAAACAATTGGCAAAAACTGGCTTAACATAATAAGATCTGGCGTGGTTGGCGTTTTCATTGGCGTTATACCCGGCGTAGGTGAGGATGTGGCATCATGGGTTTCTTATGATTTAGCGAAACGTTCAAGTAAAGAACCCGAAAAATTTGGTAATGGCTCTATTGAAGGTCTTTCAGCCGCGGAAACTGCAAATAATGCATGCGTTGCAGGCGCGATAATACCTGTTCTGACACTTGCAGTACCTGGCAGTGCACCTGCAGCGGTTTTACTTGCAGCTTTGTGGATTCACGGTGTAAGGGCTGGTCCACTTTTGCCAATTGAACATCCAGAAATGATCGGTAATGTCGCAGCAATGTTTACTATAGCGACGTTATTGATGGTAATCTTTGGATTAATCATAACAAGGTTATTTCTTAAAATACTTCTTGTACCAACGGAAATTCTCATGCCGATAATCTTCGTACTCTGCGTTGTGGGTACCTATGTTTTAAATGGGCGCATGTTTGATGTATGGATAATGCTATTGTTTGGCTTATTAGGATACTTTATGCGATTGAATGATTTTCCTGCAGCTCCTTTTGTGCTTGGTTTCATATTAGGACCAATGGCTGATACCAATATGAGGCGTGCCCTCATGCTCGCAAAAGGTGATCTACTTCCATTTATAACACGTCCAGTTTCTTTGGTACTTTTGATTGCCATGGTTCTTGTGATGATCTCAAAGTACATACCAAGAAAGCGAGGTGCAAAAAATGAATAA
- a CDS encoding Gfo/Idh/MocA family protein, whose amino-acid sequence MNKIRVGIVGAGFVSHIHINAYRENKEFFDIVGVCASHIENAEKVAKQYDIPKVFKDYQQLIKSDQIDVIDVCVPTNVHEEVILAAIENGKDVICEKPLTGYFGEDMPDVEKVGDVDKDHMYKKVLTKIQKIENALKSSRSKFMYAENFVYSPAISKAKRMLSVSKAPILELRAEESHSGSHATYSRKWKTAGGGSLLRMGSHPIGAVIHLKHFEGKMKYGKAVHVKSVFAEIGKLTKIQSVKNFEKVYMVTDWFDVEDWSCAILTFEDESKAIVISNDISLGGVKNFVQINTANGMIYCNITPNNMMVAYTPSSETWGNEYIAEKIETKAGWTFPSPEEDWVRGYPQEMRDFAMAILGDKEPESDFELAKETTKVIYAAYLSAEKGLRIDL is encoded by the coding sequence ATGAATAAGATAAGAGTCGGAATAGTTGGCGCGGGATTTGTTTCACATATTCACATAAATGCCTATAGAGAAAATAAAGAATTCTTTGATATAGTTGGAGTCTGTGCTTCTCACATCGAAAACGCTGAAAAAGTTGCCAAGCAATATGATATTCCAAAAGTTTTTAAAGATTATCAGCAACTCATCAAAAGTGATCAAATTGATGTGATAGATGTTTGTGTTCCAACAAATGTACATGAAGAGGTCATTTTAGCTGCCATTGAAAATGGTAAAGATGTGATATGTGAAAAACCACTCACAGGTTATTTTGGCGAGGATATGCCTGATGTTGAAAAAGTTGGAGATGTTGACAAAGATCACATGTACAAGAAAGTTCTTACAAAAATACAGAAGATTGAAAACGCACTAAAATCAAGTAGATCAAAATTCATGTATGCAGAGAATTTTGTTTATTCTCCTGCTATTAGTAAAGCAAAGAGAATGCTCTCTGTTTCAAAGGCACCTATACTTGAATTGAGAGCAGAGGAGAGTCATTCAGGTTCCCATGCCACTTATTCAAGAAAATGGAAAACAGCTGGCGGGGGAAGCCTACTGAGGATGGGTTCACACCCAATTGGTGCAGTAATACATTTAAAGCATTTTGAGGGAAAGATGAAATATGGGAAAGCAGTTCATGTGAAATCTGTCTTTGCAGAGATTGGAAAATTGACAAAAATCCAGAGTGTCAAGAACTTTGAAAAGGTATACATGGTCACTGATTGGTTTGATGTTGAAGATTGGTCATGTGCGATCTTGACTTTCGAAGACGAATCAAAAGCTATCGTGATTTCAAATGATATAAGCCTTGGTGGAGTGAAGAATTTTGTGCAAATCAATACTGCAAATGGAATGATCTATTGTAATATCACACCCAACAACATGATGGTTGCCTATACACCTTCTTCAGAAACATGGGGGAATGAATACATTGCAGAAAAAATCGAGACAAAGGCTGGTTGGACCTTCCCATCTCCTGAGGAAGACTGGGTAAGAGGTTATCCCCAGGAAATGAGAGATTTCGCTATGGCAATTTTGGGTGATAAAGAACCTGAATCGGATTTTGAACTTGCAAAAGAAACAACTAAGGTCATATACGCAGCATATCTCTCGGCGGAAAAAGGATTGAGAATAGACCTATGA
- a CDS encoding 4Fe-4S binding protein, translated as MDLSCEYVGLKLKNPIIVASSGLAENLKNMKKAEEHGAACVVVKSFFEEKVCRISPTPRFEIIERKMGKLRSHTFYSFEQASPYEADEYFEEVRKAINTLSIPVIPSINCITDEGWKKYSKMAEQIGAPALELNVSCPHGSISFRGGDVEEKILNVAKIVRDSVKIPLIVKLPMQLSSPLSMAKMLERIGINGVVMFNRLTGLDIDLEKERPIMHGGYAGHGGPWAFNYVLRWIANSSPHLSLSIAASGGVGSGEDIIKYIYAGADVVEVCSLIYLLGYDTIDLLLEQIRQFMERKSYNDFSQFRGKVSGKAILGNEEIDRRHLFKAVIDSQLCTSCGICQKVCIYDAPIKGEKAYFITDLCDGCGLCVKLCPTRAITMVHWEEKR; from the coding sequence ATGGATCTGTCTTGTGAATATGTTGGGCTGAAGCTGAAAAATCCAATCATTGTTGCATCATCGGGTCTTGCAGAGAATTTAAAAAACATGAAAAAGGCGGAAGAACATGGTGCAGCATGTGTAGTAGTCAAATCTTTTTTTGAGGAAAAGGTTTGTCGAATCTCCCCAACGCCAAGATTTGAGATTATAGAAAGAAAGATGGGAAAACTCAGATCACATACGTTTTATTCTTTTGAACAAGCAAGTCCATATGAAGCAGATGAATATTTCGAAGAAGTTAGAAAAGCAATCAATACACTTTCTATTCCAGTTATACCGAGTATAAATTGCATCACGGATGAAGGATGGAAAAAATATTCCAAGATGGCAGAACAAATCGGTGCCCCGGCACTTGAATTGAATGTTTCATGCCCACATGGATCGATTTCTTTTAGAGGTGGAGATGTTGAGGAAAAAATTTTAAATGTCGCAAAGATCGTTCGAGATAGCGTGAAAATTCCTCTGATCGTCAAACTTCCGATGCAACTTTCCTCACCACTCTCTATGGCAAAAATGCTCGAAAGGATTGGTATAAACGGTGTTGTCATGTTCAATCGACTGACAGGCCTTGATATAGATCTTGAGAAAGAACGGCCGATCATGCATGGTGGTTACGCGGGACATGGTGGGCCATGGGCTTTCAATTATGTTTTGAGATGGATTGCTAATAGTAGCCCACATTTGTCTTTATCAATAGCCGCATCTGGTGGTGTGGGAAGTGGCGAGGACATTATCAAATACATCTACGCTGGTGCAGATGTAGTCGAAGTGTGTAGTTTGATATACCTCTTGGGTTATGATACCATAGATCTTCTACTCGAGCAGATAAGGCAATTCATGGAAAGAAAATCTTACAATGATTTTTCACAGTTCAGAGGCAAGGTAAGTGGCAAGGCGATCTTGGGCAATGAGGAAATCGACAGAAGGCACCTTTTCAAGGCTGTGATCGACTCACAATTGTGTACCTCTTGTGGAATTTGCCAAAAGGTTTGTATCTACGATGCACCGATAAAGGGTGAAAAGGCATATTTCATAACAGATCTGTGTGATGGTTGCGGACTTTGCGTGAAACTCTGTCCAACGAGGGCTATCACCATGGTACATTGGGAGGAGAAAAGATGA
- a CDS encoding FAD-binding protein produces the protein MKRIVADVVVVGGGGAGMRAALAAKETAPELDVLLISKKPLGKGGTTALACSDRMAFHATLPYTLPVHDNFKEHAMDIYKIGGEVSDYDLAEILAKESAHALEYLLRIGVPFAKTPDGKIDQFLTDGSIYPRACYVGPETAVEIAKALQREVNRSNLRVIENLMVYDFVVKDNRVVAARAINLLTDELVLIQGKTFVLATGGAGALYLQNVFPNEMTGDGYAAALKAGAELVNMEFMQIGICHPHLLFASSGSMFRALPRIVDETQREFLQDYLNESDRAELVVLEFKKGAHWPVSYESPTKVIDLAVYAHTLKGHKVYLDFTKNPTYFSAEKIPQEILKWSEKVSSELFVNTTPYERLAKINPAVVEWLKKRHIDLSKEPIQVQNALQHFQGGIKIDKDARTSVKGLYAAGECAGGQHGANRPGGNSLLDTQVFGKISGQNAALEARQVPLTQIDVDTDESQFSQGAIPSLKARKMIIDAISQSAFLIRQEQQITKALSIVESIEKQGICKDENGLAHLLETKNMLIVAKVILTSILLRDESRGPHLRFSHFDPPVINFLPRRDNWNKYVVFWLDEDQRLRYEIRIPVRPRGD, from the coding sequence ATGAAAAGAATTGTTGCAGATGTGGTTGTCGTCGGTGGCGGCGGAGCTGGTATGAGAGCAGCCTTAGCTGCCAAAGAAACCGCGCCTGAATTAGATGTTCTATTGATCAGTAAAAAACCTTTAGGAAAAGGCGGAACAACTGCACTTGCTTGTTCTGATAGAATGGCTTTTCACGCAACACTGCCTTACACTTTGCCAGTTCATGATAACTTCAAAGAGCACGCTATGGATATATACAAGATCGGTGGTGAGGTTTCCGATTATGATTTGGCTGAAATCCTTGCAAAGGAAAGTGCTCATGCACTTGAATATCTGTTGCGTATAGGTGTACCTTTTGCAAAGACACCTGATGGCAAGATCGATCAATTTCTCACCGACGGATCTATATACCCGCGTGCGTGCTATGTGGGACCAGAGACGGCTGTAGAAATTGCAAAAGCCTTGCAAAGAGAGGTCAATCGATCGAATTTAAGAGTTATTGAAAATTTGATGGTCTATGACTTTGTTGTCAAAGATAATCGCGTGGTTGCAGCAAGGGCTATCAACTTACTAACAGATGAGCTTGTTCTTATTCAAGGGAAAACCTTTGTCTTGGCAACAGGTGGTGCGGGAGCACTTTATTTGCAGAATGTTTTTCCAAATGAAATGACAGGAGACGGATATGCTGCTGCACTCAAGGCAGGGGCCGAGCTTGTCAATATGGAATTCATGCAGATCGGTATCTGTCATCCACATCTGCTCTTTGCGAGCTCGGGAAGCATGTTCAGGGCATTGCCGAGAATTGTCGACGAAACCCAAAGGGAGTTTCTACAAGATTATCTCAACGAATCAGATAGAGCAGAACTCGTCGTTCTTGAATTCAAAAAAGGTGCTCACTGGCCAGTCTCGTATGAATCGCCAACAAAGGTGATAGACCTTGCGGTCTATGCGCATACTTTGAAAGGACACAAGGTGTATCTGGACTTCACGAAAAATCCCACTTACTTTTCAGCAGAAAAGATACCACAGGAGATACTCAAATGGAGCGAAAAGGTCTCGAGTGAGTTGTTTGTGAATACTACTCCATACGAAAGGTTGGCAAAGATCAATCCAGCAGTTGTTGAATGGCTGAAAAAAAGACATATAGATCTTTCGAAAGAACCCATTCAGGTGCAAAATGCCTTACAGCACTTTCAAGGTGGTATTAAAATAGACAAAGACGCGAGAACATCGGTGAAGGGCTTGTATGCAGCTGGAGAATGTGCAGGAGGTCAACATGGTGCAAACAGGCCGGGTGGAAACTCTTTACTTGATACACAAGTTTTTGGAAAAATCTCTGGACAAAATGCAGCACTCGAGGCAAGACAAGTTCCTTTAACCCAAATTGATGTAGATACAGATGAGAGTCAGTTCTCACAAGGTGCAATACCTTCTTTGAAGGCACGGAAAATGATCATTGATGCTATTTCGCAATCTGCGTTCTTAATCAGACAGGAACAGCAAATTACAAAGGCTCTAAGCATCGTTGAGTCCATTGAAAAACAGGGTATCTGCAAAGATGAAAACGGCTTAGCTCATTTACTTGAGACAAAGAACATGCTTATCGTTGCAAAGGTGATTCTCACATCAATTTTATTAAGGGATGAAAGCAGAGGACCTCATTTGCGATTTTCTCATTTTGATCCACCAGTTATCAATTTTCTGCCAAGAAGAGATAATTGGAACAAGTATGTCGTTTTTTGGCTTGACGAAGATCAGAGACTCCGTTATGAGATAAGAATTCCTGTCAGACCAAGAGGTGATTGA
- a CDS encoding zinc-binding dehydrogenase, with the protein MKSKAMVLEQFNKPLVLKEFELSRLPEGAVLVKLLASGVCGSDLHMAKGEDPRTPLPIILGHEGVGEIVQMDGEKKDLNGEKLNPGDRVIWNRGIVCNECFWCKVAKQPYLCPNRKIYGINLSCKEYPHLFGAYSEYMVLLKETEFVKIPKSIDPANLVMAGCSGATSMHGFDVLTEPLLGKTVVVQGAGPLGVFCVVAAKSLGASTVVMISGTKQRLDLAMEAGADLVLNRHESSLEERIAIVQNLTHKHGADVVIEASGSSNALIEGFKLLRRGGTYLVTGVAVPQQAIPVDVYHDLVLKNIDLKGIWVSDARHLVQAVELVIRHEKIFEKLITHRLPLEQANEALRLIEERQALKVVLTY; encoded by the coding sequence ATGAAATCAAAAGCGATGGTACTTGAACAATTCAACAAACCACTTGTTTTGAAAGAGTTTGAGTTGTCAAGATTGCCTGAAGGTGCTGTACTTGTGAAGCTGTTGGCAAGTGGTGTTTGTGGCAGTGATCTTCACATGGCAAAAGGTGAAGACCCACGAACTCCGCTACCGATAATCCTTGGACATGAAGGTGTCGGAGAGATTGTACAGATGGATGGCGAGAAAAAGGATCTCAATGGTGAAAAACTCAATCCCGGCGATAGAGTAATTTGGAATCGAGGGATAGTCTGTAACGAATGCTTTTGGTGCAAGGTGGCAAAACAACCATACCTTTGTCCGAACAGGAAGATCTACGGCATAAATCTTTCATGCAAAGAATATCCACATCTGTTTGGTGCATACAGTGAATACATGGTTCTGCTCAAAGAAACAGAGTTTGTTAAAATTCCCAAATCGATCGATCCAGCCAATCTGGTGATGGCTGGTTGTTCTGGTGCAACTTCAATGCATGGCTTTGATGTGCTCACAGAACCATTATTAGGTAAAACTGTAGTCGTACAAGGCGCTGGACCTTTAGGTGTCTTCTGTGTTGTCGCTGCCAAATCGTTGGGTGCTTCTACAGTGGTGATGATAAGCGGAACCAAACAAAGACTCGATCTGGCAATGGAGGCAGGGGCAGATTTGGTTCTAAACCGTCACGAAAGCTCCTTAGAGGAAAGAATTGCAATTGTGCAGAATCTCACACATAAACATGGAGCAGATGTGGTAATAGAAGCAAGTGGCAGTAGCAATGCATTGATTGAAGGTTTCAAATTACTCAGACGTGGAGGTACATATCTTGTGACTGGTGTCGCTGTACCCCAGCAAGCTATACCAGTCGATGTATACCACGATTTGGTTCTAAAAAACATCGATCTGAAAGGTATATGGGTCAGCGATGCAAGACATTTGGTTCAGGCAGTTGAGTTGGTAATTCGACACGAGAAGATTTTTGAAAAACTCATCACACACAGATTACCTTTAGAACAGGCAAATGAAGCCCTTAGACTGATCGAAGAAAGGCAGGCGTTGAAGGTTGTCCTTACATATTAA
- a CDS encoding IclR family transcriptional regulator: MSLHIKELNEEKKFLGSPKKLLEIMEYVVRNPTSVSTTDVAKNFSMSISNAFKYLKLLEEYGFVVKNQEKKYVPGFKFVDFGSIVLRRVTLRDIARPYLFDLVAKTHQTVNLVVRDGDMAVYVEKIESADSMPLMSRIGMQMPLYSTSFGKAILAYLTEEELQQYLARVELVKRTNKTIVDRQRLIEHLKKVRQQGYAIDNEENEYGVRCIGCVILNHEGKPVGAVSITGSKTKLTMNLIKKYALLVMACANEISNKLGYDLQKTLKDSV; encoded by the coding sequence TTGTCCTTACATATTAAGGAGCTAAATGAAGAGAAGAAATTTCTGGGAAGTCCCAAGAAATTACTCGAAATCATGGAATATGTTGTTCGAAATCCTACGAGTGTGAGTACGACAGATGTGGCAAAGAATTTTTCGATGAGTATTTCCAACGCCTTTAAGTATCTGAAATTATTAGAAGAATATGGTTTTGTCGTTAAGAATCAGGAAAAAAAGTATGTTCCAGGCTTCAAGTTTGTCGATTTTGGAAGCATAGTATTGCGCAGAGTAACATTAAGAGATATAGCAAGACCTTATCTCTTTGACCTGGTGGCAAAGACTCATCAAACTGTTAACTTGGTTGTGCGTGATGGTGATATGGCAGTCTATGTTGAAAAGATCGAAAGCGCTGATAGTATGCCTCTGATGTCTCGCATTGGCATGCAGATGCCACTTTACAGTACAAGCTTTGGCAAAGCCATATTGGCTTACTTGACAGAAGAAGAACTACAACAATACCTTGCACGAGTCGAACTTGTGAAAAGAACTAATAAAACCATTGTCGATCGACAAAGGTTAATCGAACATCTGAAAAAGGTAAGACAACAGGGCTATGCCATCGATAATGAGGAAAATGAGTATGGAGTTAGGTGTATAGGTTGTGTTATTCTGAATCACGAAGGTAAGCCAGTTGGTGCGGTGAGTATAACAGGTTCGAAAACCAAACTCACTATGAATTTGATCAAGAAATATGCGCTGTTGGTGATGGCTTGTGCCAACGAAATCTCAAATAAGCTTGGTTATGATCTTCAAAAAACTCTAAAAGATTCTGTTTGA
- a CDS encoding metal ABC transporter permease: MSILSDIVNFEFLRYAFIATLIVAISTGTASPIIVYRGMEFIGDGLAHAIFAGVALAVIARFNIFLGAMLATVAFAYLTYKLNSTQIFRESTAIGILLPVFMSIGVIIFSKSPRYTTDVTSYLFGNILMVTKEDIYFLSIVAAITIVAIFTKIYEISYWIFDETMAKFYGVNTSAIKLLVLFLTSFVVVSALKIAGVIVMGAFLVLPGVFAKAFALSLKQAIIKAISFNLVASFIGFLIAYYFDLPPGPVLVLLGFSLLLVFLSLKKSPFASPRKRDKVS; encoded by the coding sequence ATGAGTATACTCAGTGACATCGTCAATTTTGAATTTTTGAGATATGCGTTCATAGCCACACTGATCGTTGCCATATCAACTGGTACTGCATCACCGATTATCGTCTACAGAGGCATGGAGTTCATAGGGGATGGCTTAGCCCATGCCATATTTGCCGGTGTTGCGCTGGCTGTGATTGCAAGATTCAACATCTTCTTAGGTGCAATGCTTGCAACCGTTGCTTTTGCTTATCTCACTTACAAATTGAACAGTACTCAAATCTTTCGTGAGAGTACGGCAATTGGGATCTTGCTACCTGTCTTTATGTCCATTGGTGTCATCATTTTTTCCAAGTCACCTCGCTATACAACAGATGTGACCTCTTATCTTTTTGGAAATATACTCATGGTTACAAAAGAAGATATCTATTTTCTGTCCATAGTCGCTGCGATAACAATCGTTGCAATCTTTACAAAGATCTACGAAATATCCTATTGGATCTTCGATGAAACCATGGCAAAATTCTATGGCGTGAATACCAGTGCAATTAAACTGTTGGTACTCTTTTTGACATCTTTTGTCGTGGTATCTGCTTTGAAAATAGCCGGCGTCATAGTTATGGGAGCATTCTTGGTCTTGCCTGGAGTGTTCGCAAAGGCATTTGCTCTGTCTTTGAAACAGGCGATCATAAAAGCTATTTCTTTCAATTTAGTAGCATCTTTCATTGGTTTTCTAATCGCCTATTATTTTGATCTCCCACCAGGTCCAGTACTGGTATTGTTGGGATTTTCTCTATTACTTGTCTTTCTTTCTCTGAAAAAATCCCCATTTGCATCACCGCGGAAGAGAGACAAAGTATCTTAA
- a CDS encoding metal ABC transporter ATP-binding protein has product MENNIAIAVKGLSVKFNDVEILKNISFEIKVGSFTGIIGPNGAGKSTLVKAILGFIDHTGTVIINGKIGYVPQLSSFNRDFPMRVCDFVRLPIRKQPDWKEKVEEVLEEVGLSGFGQKLIGTLSGGEFQRVSLARALILNPEILILDEPESGVDEMGKARFYNLLNDFNQRKKITILMVSHDIGLIFEKCENIMCLNKTLHCHGSTQSVNLEDVKRMFGQFDIWIRGHQHYEVEHKGRERNEYTQ; this is encoded by the coding sequence ATGGAAAATAACATCGCAATAGCTGTAAAAGGTTTATCTGTCAAATTCAACGATGTAGAAATATTGAAAAATATCTCATTCGAGATAAAGGTAGGTTCCTTCACTGGAATCATTGGTCCAAATGGTGCTGGCAAATCGACTTTAGTAAAAGCTATTTTGGGATTTATTGATCATACAGGTACTGTGATAATCAACGGCAAAATAGGTTATGTACCACAACTCTCTTCTTTCAACCGCGATTTTCCCATGAGAGTTTGTGATTTTGTGAGACTTCCAATCAGAAAGCAACCCGATTGGAAGGAAAAGGTTGAAGAAGTTTTAGAAGAAGTCGGACTAAGTGGTTTTGGTCAAAAGCTGATTGGTACTCTATCTGGTGGAGAATTTCAACGTGTTTCACTTGCCCGTGCATTAATTTTGAATCCAGAGATACTCATACTGGATGAACCAGAATCTGGAGTAGACGAAATGGGCAAGGCAAGATTCTATAACTTGCTCAACGATTTCAATCAGAGAAAAAAGATAACGATCCTCATGGTTAGTCATGATATAGGTTTGATATTCGAAAAATGTGAAAACATAATGTGTTTGAACAAAACACTTCACTGTCATGGCTCAACACAGAGTGTGAATTTGGAAGATGTCAAAAGGATGTTTGGTCAGTTCGATATCTGGATCAGAGGACACCAGCACTACGAAGTTGAACACAAAGGACGTGAAAGAAATGAGTATACTCAGTGA